The Peromyscus maniculatus bairdii isolate BWxNUB_F1_BW_parent chromosome 6, HU_Pman_BW_mat_3.1, whole genome shotgun sequence genome has a segment encoding these proteins:
- the Tdrkh gene encoding tudor and KH domain-containing protein: MSTERTSWTNLSTIQKIALGLGIPASATVAYILYRRYRESREERLTFVGEDDIEIEMRVPQEAVKLIIGRQGANIKQLRKQTGARIDVDTEDVGDERVLLISGFPVQVCKAKAAIHQILTENTPVFEQLSVPQRSVGRIIGRGGETIRSICKASGAKITCDKESEGTLLLSRLIKISGTQKEVAAAKHLILEKVSEDEELRKRIAHSAETRVPRKQPISVRREEVAEPGGAGEAALWKNASSSMGPAAPLEVPLRKGGGDMVVAGPKEGSWEKPNDDSFQNSGAQSSPETSMFEIPSPDFSFHADEYLEVYVSASEHPNHFWIQIIGSRSLQLDKLVSEMTQHYENSLPEDLAVHVGDIVAAPLSTNGSWYRARILGTLENGNLDLYFVDFGDNGDCPLKDLRALRSDFLSLPFQAIECSLARIAPSGEQWEEEALDEFDRLTHCADWKPLVAKISSYVQTGISTWPKIYLYDTSNGKKLDIGLELVRKGYAVQLPEDMEENRTVPDMLKDMDTETDASLASILTETKKSPEEIPHTLSCLSLSEAASMSGDDNLEDDLF; this comes from the exons AAGAACGATTGACATTTGTTGGAGAAGATGACATTGAGATAGAGATGCGAGTTCCCCAGGAGGCTGTGAAGCTCATCATTGGTCGACAAGGCGCCAATATTAAACAG TTGCGGAAACAGACAGGCGCTCGGATTGATGTGGACACGGAGGATGTAGGCGATGAGCGAGTACTGCTTATCAGTGGTTTTCCTGTTCAGGTGTGCAAGGCCAAAGCAGCAATCCATCAGATCCTGACAGAAAACACCCCAGTGTTTGAGCAACTCTCAGTCCCCCAGAGATCTGTGGGCAGAATCATAG GGAGAGGTGGCGAGACGATTCGTTCTATCTGTAAGGCTTCTGGAGCCAAAATCACTTGTGACAAAGAGTCAGAAGGAACGTTACTACTGTCAAGACTTATCAAAATCTCAGGAACACAGAAGGAAGTGGCAGCAGCTAAG CATCTGATACTGGAGAAAGTCTCAGAAGATGAAGAACTTCGGAAAAGAATTGCCCATTCTGCAGAAACCAGGGTCCCACGAAAGCAACCAATCAGTGTGAGAAGAGAGGAAGTGGCGGAGCCCGGTGGGGCTGGTGAAGCAGCTTTATGGAAGAATGCCAGTTCTAGCATGGGGCCAGCTGCACCCCTGGAGGTTCCTCTCCGCAAAGGAGGTGGTGACATGGTTGTTGCGGGACCAAAAGAAGGTTCCTGGGAGAAACCTAATGATGACAGCTTTCAGAATTCTGGTGCCCAGAGCAGTCCAGAGACATCCATGTTTGAAA ttcccagtccTGACTTCAGTTTCCATGCTGATGAGTACCTAGAAGTCTACGTTTCTGCTTCTGAACACCCTAACCATTTCTGGATCCAAATCATTGGCTCCCGCAGCCTCCAATTGGATAAACTTGTCAGTGAGATGACCCAGCACTATGAGAATAGTCTG CCTGAAGACTTGGCTGTACATGTAGGAGACATTGTAGCAGCACCTTTATCTACAAATGGTTCCTGGTATCGAGCCCGGATTCTCGGTACCTTGGAAAATGGGAACTTGGACCTCTACTTTGTTGACTTTGGAGATAATGGAGATTGCCCACTGAAGGATCTCAGGGCTCTCAG GAGTGACTTCCTAAGCCTTCCATTTCAAGCAATAGAATGCAGTCTAGCACGGATTGCCCCCTCAG GTGAACAGTGGGAAGAGGAAGCTCTAGATGAGTTTGATAGACTCACTCACTGTGCTGACTGGAAGCCCCTGGTGGCCAAGATCTCTAGCTATGTCCAGACTGGAATCTCAACTTGGCCAAAAATCTATTTATATGATACCAGCAATGGGAAG AAACTTGATATTGGGTTAGAATTAGTTCGTAAAGGATATGCAGTCCAACTTCctgaagacatggaagaaaacagAACTGTCCCAGATATGTTGAAGGACATG GACACAGAAACAGATGCTTCTCTTGCCAGCATACTCACTGAGACCAAAAAAAGCCCTGAAGAGATACCACATACCCTGTCCTGCCTCAGTTTATCAG AAGCTGCCTCTATGTCTGGTGATGATAACCTTGAAGACGACTTATTCTGA
- the Mrpl9 gene encoding large ribosomal subunit protein bL9m, protein MAASVAPRSRALLGAGAAWLRQGGVGELLRARTEGGPPGRDFSLSHYRSTVIVERWWKVPLAGEGRKPRLHRRHRVYKLVEDTKHRPQDLLELILTQSVDEIGVRGDLVSVKKSLGRNKLLPQGLAVYASPENKKLFEEEKLLRQQGKLEKIQTKAGEATVKFLRSCRLEVGMKNNVKWELNPEIVARHFFKNLGVVVAPHALKLPEDPITRWGEYWCDVTVNGLDTVRVPMSVVLFQKPKTKRYKRWLAQQAAKTTASTSSQAV, encoded by the exons ATGGCCGCCTCCGTGGCTCCGCGAAGCAGGGCTCTGCTGGGGGCTGGCGCTGCTTGGCTGCGGCAAGGAGGCGTCGGGGAGCTACTGCGGGCGCGAACTGAAGGGGGGCCCCCGGGGCGCGACTTCAGTCTCTCTCATTACCGG AGCACGGTCATCGTGGAACGCTGGTGGAAGGTGCCGCTCGCCGGAGAGGGCCGGAAGCCGCGCCTGCACCGGCGGCACCGCGTGTATAAGCTGGTGGAGGACACGAAACACCGACCCCAAGACCTCCTGGAGCTCATCCTCACGCAGTCCGTGGACG AAATTGGAGTCCGGGGTGATCTGGTCTCCGTGAAAAAGTCTCTGGGTCGCAATAAACTCCTTCCTCAGGGGCTGGCTGTGTATGCATCTCCTGAAAATAAGAAGCTGTTTGAAGAGGAGAAATTG CTGAGACAACAAGGAAAACTAGAGAAGATCCAGACGAAGGCAGGAGAGGCG ACAGTGAAGTTTCTGAGAAGCTGTCGTCTAGAGGTGGGGATGAAGAACAACGTCAAGTGGGAACTAAACCCTGAAATTGTTGCCCGCCACTTCTTCAAGAAT CTTGGTGTTGTGGTTGCCCCACATGCTCTGAAGTTACCTGAGGACCCCATCACGAGATGGGGCGAGTACTGGTGTGATGTGACT GTAAATGGACTCGACACTGTAAGGGTTCCTATGTCCGTGGTGCTCTTTCAGAAGCCCAAGACCAAAAGATACAAGCGCTGGTTAGCCCAGCAAGCTGCCAAGACCACGGCCTCCACCAGCTCCCAGGCAGTCTGA
- the Oaz3 gene encoding ornithine decarboxylase antizyme 3 (protein translation is dependent on polyamine-induced +1 ribosomal frameshift; non-AUG (CUG) translation initiation codon) gives MPCNRSRPSLYSLSYIKRGKTRNYLYPIWSPYAYYLYCYKYRITLREKMLPCCYKSITYKEQEDLTLRPQRCCLPCCVPCCLQCSESPGGLQVGRSTEQEKDHGQLKELYSAGNLTVLSTDPLLHQDPVQLDFHFRLSPHSSAHWHGLLCDHRLFLDIPHQTLDEGNRESLTATLEYMEENTNVDSVFVNFQKDRKDRGALLRAFSYMGFEVVRPDHPALPPWDNVIFMVYPLERDLGQPGQ, from the exons CTGCCTTGTAACAGGTCCCGCCCCTCTCTCTACTCCCTTTCTTATATCAAGAGGGGAAAAACACGGAACTACCTCTACCCCATCTGGTCACCATACGCCTATTACCTCTACTGTTACAAATACCGGATCACCCTCCGGGAGAAGATGCTGCCTTGTTGTTACAAAAG CATCACGTATAAAGAACAGGAGGACCTGACACTGCGGCCCCAACGCTGCTGCCTCCCGTGCTGCGTCCCGTGCTGCCTCCAGTGCTCC GAGTCCCCAGGAGGCCTCCAGGTGGGCAGAAGCACTGAGCAGGAAAAAGACCACGGCCAGCTTAAAGAACTGTATTCA GCTGGGAACCTGACAGTGCTATCAACTGACCCCCTGCTTCACCAAGATCCAGTTCAGTTAGACTTCCACTTCCGTCTCAGCCCCCATTCCTCTGCTCACTGGCACGGCCTTCTGTGTGACCACCGACTCTTCCTGGATATCCCACATCAGACCTTGGATGAAGGCAACCGAGAAAG TTTGACAGCAACACTGGAGTACATGGAAGAGAATACCAATGTGGACTCTGTGTTTGTGAACTTCCAAAAAGACCGGAAGGACAGAG GTGCCCTGCTGCGAGCTTTTAGCTACATGGGCTTTGAGGTGGTCAGACCAGATcatcctgctctccctccctgggACAATGTCATCTTCATGGTGTATCCCCTTGAAAGGGACCTTGGCcagcctggccagtga